The Pungitius pungitius chromosome 10, fPunPun2.1, whole genome shotgun sequence DNA window GTCAAAGGGACAACTTTGCACACGGATCCCATGACAAAGGCCATGCTGGTGACCCTGGGTGTTGCGTTTTGGTTTTGACCAACATCGTCCCAATCGTCCACAGTTCCATCGACAAAGCTCACACAGCTTCAGGTTCCAACACTACAGCTTCATATGCTCTAAATATCGTATCCAGAGCCTTCAGCTCCCCTAATTGCTTAGTCCTTGACTCTTTGACGCTCTGAACCCCATGTGCCTCTCTGCAGGCCTTGTACCTGGTACACTAGTGAGAAacaattatatatacatatactgtatgtacacTATTACAGCTATATTCTACTAGCAGTTTCTTGTAAATACTATTTTGTTGGTGTCATTACACCCAAAGTTTGGTATTTCTGTCGCTCTTGGTAGACTTACTTTTATGCTTAGAGCACAATATGAGACGTTTTTTTGAGGAAAGGATCTTTCGACAGCGCTTCAGTGAGCCAGACGAGGAATTGTCAGGcaatggagagagaggagagtgagGAGAAAACACATGTATTATGAACCCGGGGGGGAGTGTGTAAGCCTACGAAACCTATTTCTTGAGAAAAACATTGCGAGGAAATAGTTCAAAACTCTCCGGAGGTTTCTGACGAATCATCTTGGGTCCCAATGAAATACAGAAGTcccccaaacatttttttaaggaTAAAAAAGGCTTTGACAGTCTGAATAATTGATCATTCCTCCCTGACAAGATGTTATGGAAACTAATATCAAGGAATGAAACTCAGTGACCCATTTTAAATGCTCTCTgcctttcttgtttttctgggttAAAATGATGCATTGTGCTTATTTCTAATAAAGGGTTTCAGTGTGCAGAACAGTCTCCATGTCGCCACCACCCGCTTCACACTCTTTCAGCAGGTGGAGGCAGGACAGTGCAGCCATAACAACTACAAACAGCTCATTAGTCCTGGCCGTGACGCCAGAAAACGCCATCAGGGCGGTTTGTGTCGAGGCCTGAGCTCTTCAGGAATGCTATTTAAAATACATGACGGTCTGCAAAGAAGAATACACACAATATATTTAACCTGTGCTAAGGCTCTCATTAAAAACTTCATGCAATGCATATAATGAAACCTTAAGAACATCCCTTCTGGCATTGACAATAGTACCAACATCATTTCAGGTAAAGAAGCGATAGGACCTTGTAGATACTATTATACTATTATACTGCCACTTAGTGGTCAAAACATGCCATAACACGCAATAGCATCTTTGGTTGGAAGTCCACAGTTGTTCTGAAACCCTACCTCCAAATTCTCACCTTCACTAATTATACGAGTAGTTTATctccttttaaaaataaaaaaataaaaaaaactagaggAAGAGTTCAAGTGATCTTAATAGGCTTTTCCTTTAAAATGACTCTTCCTTTAAAAGCTAGTAATAAGGTAGAATACTACCTTATTTTTAAGATGATTGACAGCTACGAGTTATTAAGTTATCCTACATGCAAGCTTCAATAGCCCCAGGATTCCATCCACACAATGACTGTCGGGCAACACAATGCACACTTTGATTTTCAATCACTTATTCTGGATTTATTGATGTGAAGATGTCAGTCGTAGAACACTGAGCAGGTGGGAACCTGGTTAGAGTTCAGCCTTCTTAGCCTTTGCTTTTACGGCTTTCTTCATGTTTTGGGTCACTGTTGAAAAAGAGCATACGAATTAGAATATACAACATACATTTTCTCCCCTGCTGGTGAaatgctcatttaaaaaaaaaaaaaaaatagaatccTCATCATGATGAAGTTAAAGCATTGTGGGGCTTCTTGTGCTGTAGCCACAGCATTGACTCTCCGTCCCACTTTAGTCCCAAATGAAAGATCTCAGCTACAATAGGATGGATTGCCATGTGATTCGTATTCAAGGTCCTCAGAGGATGAATCTCCTTGACGTGGATGATTCGCGAGTTTATAGCACCGCTCGCATGTCAAAGCTTTGTAGATAATCTGTACGTAAATTTGATCCAGATGTTTGTGATCCCCAGAATGAATCTCAACTATTTCAAAAGGTTTTGGTTGAACAGATAAACTTGTGATGAACTTATGTGGAGGATTAAgggtaaataaatacattcaaattCCACATGACATGTTTTTGCCTTGAAACTTCCGAGCTTAGAATATCAAAGCGTTCTGCAGGATCAGTCCCATCTCTTCTGTCTGAACGTAACCTCAAATGAGATAGAATTGCCAATTAGAACAAAGAAGAATTACGTTAAAGAGCCTCTTAAAGTCAGCGCTTTGAAGACATCTCACTTACTTCAAAAGGTTAACAAAACACAAGCGCTGTTTCCCTTCCCTTCAGGGTGCTGAGCCACTGCTACACCTACTGTCTGTTGGGTTTGCTGTTTTTCCTAAAGGATTCATTGGGATCGGCAAATGGGATGCTTAACTGGGAATAGGGAACTGGAACCACCATGGACAGGCAGGATGCAACTGGGCCTTACATTGCATGAGTAGTGTGTGCTAGTGCAAGGCTGCCGGGGTGTTATTGAGTTCATCAATTTCATTCATTCTGGAAAACCAACTTGAATGCACCACTTAGAATTTGATTTGACGATTTGAAGGGATTTGGTTCTGATGAATCCTTCCTATGAAAAGAGCCTGTTGTGTTTCTATAAATAAAACAGCTGGGCGCAAGATGAGTTAAAAACAGCCTCTCCTCATGCCACCGACGGGTCGACGTGAGCCCCCCCCGTGATCCCCCCCAGTCACTCACAGAGTGCCATGTCAGCCGGCTCGTAGGTGTAGAGGTGGGTCGGGAACTTTCCCACCAGCTCAGTGCGCACGGTGTTGTATTGATCTGCGGAGagacacgtcacacacacacagacacacacacacacacacacacacagacagctggGGGGTCAACGCCGATCATCTCAATAACTGTTTGGTGGCGAGCAACATGCAGCGAGAATGTGACGcgacaaaaagagagaagcaTAGCAGTGACAAAACAGAGAGGACATGTGAACGAGAAGCAGATGGAACACAAGTGACAGCTTGTTACCCTGTTAGCATGTCATgctgtatacatatatatagtcACACTTGGCGTCCATGTATCAATAGAAAATTTGCTTCATGAATAAAAAGTATATTCACCAAGAAAGAGGATTCTGGGCGTGTAGTGGCCATCGGGGGCCATTCTCCCATCCGCCGTCTCATTCTGTTAAAAGCATCAATAGTTAGTCAAAACTGAGCATGAAGTATTCGACAGACGGTTACTTCTAaatatgctttttattttcaaataaccTTGAACCTACCAAAAGGTTGAGCATGACGAAGTCCTTCTCTGCCATCTTCTGGATGGACTTATCGGCGGCAAAGGCCTTCTTCAGCGCTGTTGGAATAATTCTGCTTAGCATGGATTTGATGTTATAAAACAGGACGGTCTTTAAAGTCATCATGATAGCAATACTTTGTACTATTTAATGAATCTGGTTGCAACAACGCAccaataaagattaaaaaaggaGCTTGTTTGCGTGGGGTTGTAAATGTGTTCCCCAGTGGCAGGCCGGAAATATATTGATTTACCTGGAACTGGAAATTATAAATTGAAAGTGAAGAATACTAATTAATCAATGTCTCTTTTAAACTACATGCGTGTATCCAGGAACCTGTttggaaagtaaaaaaatggtGTTCCCAAATAACTTTTCTTTACAACCGAAAAGTTGTGTTTACTCACAAGAACCAGACACATTGATTTGACAAAATATGCATGACAAGCATGACAAAGCAATCCATCAGAACCGCAGCACTAAATGCTGCACACACAGATATCGTTTACATCAGAGGGAAGGATATTAACTCTGTGATCAAATTATAGACAACATAACAACTGACAAGTGAACACGCTATGGAGGAAGACTGGAGCTTTGCGATGGGAAAATAAGCTAATGAGAAAGCTAAGTATAATACATAACATATAATCCATATAATCGCATTTCgaaaaccaaataaaatgttaaaatagctCTAACGTTGGTGTGGTGTTAACATAGGTTGTGTTAATAAAAAACTTCTGGCCCATGTGCTTCACTTAATTAAGCCCGGATCAAGATTTGTCAGCAGGTGCCTAATTTATTTAATCTTTCCTCAAGTCAGTATGTTTGAGTTAAACTATTTAAATCAAATCCTATATGAGTACGAGTAGTAGTATATGATACCCATGTTTTGCTTCATTCCTCAAACCTGACAAACCAGACGGGTAAAAGCCCCGTTTTGCCCTGTAGGCGGCTTTACTATTTATGATTTCAGAAATACCAGAAGAGACTTCCATTGAGCTTCCTTCCTAAAACCCAGCTGTGTGATTGATAGATACAACCTGCTTGGTTGGCTCGGTATTATTGAGGAACGCGCCCCCCATTGTGTTCCTCATGAAACCAAGCCCACGTCTGTGTTGTGAGGACAATGCAGGGTGTGCAAGCCTTTACTTTCATGTTTAATACTACTCAGCTGTGACTGCAGTACCTTGGCTGTGCGGGCAGATGTCTTGATGATGGATGACCATCAGGGGCTTCTTACTGCCAGAGAGAAACCACAGGGAAACAACACAATGAGTACAACGCTGGGTGTGGATGCAGAATTACACAACGGGATCCATGAGATATCATATTTGAACAGAACACTGACCAATACATCGTGCCGTACTTTTATTTTGGCTGTATTCATGTCCTTATTGATCAGATGGCCTTTTTTCATTAAATGCCGTTTTAACCAAAACATGAACCAGTGATTTATACTGCGTTTGGATGAAAATATACCAAAAGTCCCTCCTGAacacaatgaatgaatattCAAGGCTGCTCTCCGTGTGCAGATTCTTACCGTTTGACCATCTCCGACAGGCCCTCTTTATAAGTTTTGACCCAACGAATGCCGTCCCCCCATCCTGCAAAACACAATAGCAAAAAGGTCGATACACACGAACATGGCGCACTATTTCACGGGACTGAGTCAGTTCACTGACAAACTCGGTTCAAATTCAAAGCGTTATTTGTGTGTCTTACAACCCAGACCCAAGCTCACAATTTGAAAATCCACTGAGTCAATAACTCTTCGAGAAGGAAGCTTTTCCAGCTTTGAAGGAAGGTCACCCACCTCTCGACAAGGACTGCGGCATGGCCTTTGTCTTCTGTTTCCCAGAACCGGCACAGACACCCAGCAACAGAGCAAACACGACACAGCGGAGCATCGCTACCTTTGGGAGAACTGCAACGACAGTTGACAATTAGGACAACAGGGCAGTTAAGTGATTCCAGCCATTACAAGTTAACTTTTGGACGAACGGCACACAACCTTAATCGCTGTCTTCAAAAAGCTTTCTCAAAGCTCCATCTATACCTTCTAATAAAAACAGGATGTCAATTTCTATAGCAAAAGTAATTTCTAATTCAAGTGTTCCTGACCTTTAAGTCACACACAATATATGTCTTACCTTGACGGCACGAAGCAACGAGCGCCTGTGGCAGCcttcaatatactgtatgtgctcTCGAGTTGGGTGTGCTTTCTAGCAGGTGAACCCACCAAACAGGTAAAGCAAAGCAGCgcttcatttttaaacaaaagaaatcactccctaaaaaacacccacacagtTTGAACTGCTTGAACTGAGGGGCAGAGAGATAGAGACAGACTGACACCGAGCTGACAATCGTCAAAAAAAACCAGCTCACTAATTCAGTCTCTGTCTGATGCTTTCAGTGGTACTAGTGTGGTTTCTCAATAAACTCATACTAGAAACGTACTGGATCATAAGAACATGTGGGCCTATGCATGTATGTGTGGGCTTTTAAAGGAGGTTTAGATCACAATGGCAAACCTAGCCTTACTGAAACTTCTTAATTTAATTGGAATTTTcctgaagacatttaaaaaaaaaatcagccaaAATTTGACAGCCTTAAATTATTGTTCTTAACACTACAAGTGTTGCAAGAGTTTTCACTCTCACTTCCATTTCCCAGagcatatgtgtatatatggaAAAACTATATATTTGCCCATATGTCTATCCGTCTATTTATCCAATCGTCAGAATAGTTGCAGATTGTTAGCCGTTGCTATGGGCGCCGGTGGTGCTTAGCAACCGTGACCGTCCGCGCAGGCGCAGTCTTCATCAATGATGCACTGTGGGATTGCTGGATATTGACATGGCAACCAGGCGACACAGCCAGCAGGCTTTTTGTGCGCTGCGGAATAGTTGTTGCTGTCTCTTCTGCGTTTAAAGCCCCTTAGCTTGACGGTCGCCTGCTGCCATGAACGGGGCAGTGGTGAAGAAGACCCAGGACACGCTGGGCAAAGTGATAAAGAAACCTCCTCTCACGGAGAAACTGCTGAGCAAGCCACCGTTTCGATACCTTCACGACATCTTCAGCGAGGTGAGACTCGCATGCTAACTTCAGGATAACGTTAGCAACTTAGGCGTTTGTTTCACCCCCACCACGAGCCGCTTTGGCTCTTATTTACCGAAAGGCTGGCGCCTAACGAACGTTTTTTTGtctattgaataaaataaaaagacgagCAAGCCAGTTGACGGGCTAACACACCGTTAGCATGAACTATGCTAACCAAGGAGCGGGAAGCAACGTAAAAACGCAAAAAGATCGCTTAGAATTGTAAACAGCGTCGCTTTACGTGCTATAACGGAGCTATTTAAAAAAGCTAGCCGTGTCTATGGCGTCGTGTAGTTGCGAGGCACGACCTGAGCACTCCGGGATCCGACCAGTTCTTCTGTTACCGTCGGCTAACCAGAGCGAGCCGATCCAGGATGCTACGTTGGTTATAGGTGTCCTGCTCTTTAAATCCGTCACGTTGAGCTCACGGATGCTGAGCGGCTTATCGCAGCTGGGCTGTTTGATAAGACCAATGGTGACGTGATGAATCACTGCGTATTCCCCGTGTTCAACATCACCGGAGGCGATTGCACATCTACCAGAAGCCTTTCCGTGTGCTCCATGGAGGGGCCGAGGAGCCCAGTGATGGACTCCTCGGTAACATGTCTGCTTCACTGGCTGTTGGGACCACTTGAGCAGCTGCTCCTCTCTGGTCGGCTTCAACATTAGTTGTTATCTACAGGTCACGGTGATGTCCTACTGTAGAAAACGTCAGCTTTGGAGGCTTGGATTGACACGGGCTGACAACTGTTGTTTGAATCTCTACTTTGTTGACAATGCTGTGATGGTTTAGACTAAGCTTAAACCCATCAGAAATAAGTCTGTGTCTCCGTAAAACAATGCACCAAATCTAGGgctcattcttttattttttttctttacacacaACAGAATCCTTTGATACAAGGTGTGAAGTTACGATAAAATCTCGTTAACCTTTCTTAACCCATGTGAGATCCCACTCCGCGCGCGTTAAGTAGTCAGTCGATCCATGTATATTTGATGAGGGAAGCGTGTCGGCATGTGCGACTCCTTTCCACTGCTTAGCAATGTGTCTGACTGCACAAATGGACAGCCACATTATACAGGATGCTGAGATGTTGATGCCGATGTGTActtttatatattattagttTTTATGGAAATGCAAATAATCTGACAACCGAGTGTTTAACCTTAACCTGTTATCCCTTTCAGGTCATCAAGACTGCAGGTTTTATGAAAGGTCTGTATggggaaaatgaaatgaagtctGATAATGTTAAGGTAAGTTGATCACTCTGTCCTTCTGGTTGATCATTTGTACTCTCTGATGCACAAATTTAATTACACTATTTTTGGTTTATAATCGTTTGTGTCAATGCTTGTACACATAATCTGCATTGATGTTCAACGCAGCAGCCTTCTTTGTGTATGAGATAGCCTGCGTGTCACATGGTCTGTAACGCACAGGTGATCTGATGCCCAGTCTGAGGGCGTCAGTGAGTGAGTAACTCTACACGCTGCCTTTGTGACTCACTGAAGGAGAGGATCTGGCAGGACATAACTAAGAGGGCATCCAAGGTGTCAGAAGTGGACTGCTTGATAGTTGACCCCAAATCGATACTCGACAGAAAGATGCTGCGTTAAATGTCCCTGTTTGAAACTGGATGTCTCCCAACAGGAGCATTAGATAATGTTAAATTGTGAATGTGGAGTTTAGAATGTAGCATTGTTTGCTCATACACGTCTGTCATAGGATTTTTGTAGAAGGTGCAACCACTGAATTGAAGAGTGAAGGTATAGagtacagagagagaaaacatggATGCACAAGTCCTCAGCCCAGGACCTAAACTAATAGAATAACTTGTATCCTGGTTAAGCAGAGCAAGGATGACACTGCTCATTCCTATTTAAAAGTGATCACAAAAGTGATCACTGTTGTGTGTTGTTATACTAACTTCAgctcaaatatattttgtaaattaTCATTTTTACTCCTTTACACAGCTGGGTCCTTTATCTGGAATTCaatgtcatggggggggggggggggggggcgcttgttggttcttcttttCGTGAAGGCAGGCCTTTTTATTAATTCAGGTTTTTCAATGGAGTCCGTTTGTCTTCACAACCAAAGCCTCTTGTCAGTCTTCGGCGGCATCCTGTTCATCGCGGCGTCTTTTTCCTTCTCAGGATAAGGACTCCAAAATGGTCTTCCTCCAGAAGGCAATCGACGTCGTGATGCTGGTGAGTGGGGAGCCCCTGGGGGCAAAGCCGGCACGTATTGTGGCTGGACATGAGCCCGAGAAAACCAACGAGCTGCTGCAGGCCATGGCCAAGTGCTGCAtcaacaaggtgtgtgtgtatgtgagaccCAATAGATGCATTGAAAATGCACACTTTCACAATTCTCCACTGTCTCTAGTCTCTTTTCAGGAAAAGCAATATCATTCAGAtgatatatttgaaaaaaactaaacatttttcttATCTATGTATTtctaacaaataataaaaaacagtaCTCTTGGTGGTAATGTCTAGCCAGCCTCGGGAAGAACTTGAAAATATATTAATTGCGCCCTGGAGATGGAGTGTAAAGAGATGAGCTTGTCCCAATTGGATAGCTGTTCTATAAACACTGTTTTGATTTCATGTCACGgggaatatatgtatgtatatgtaaatCTTATGCAACCTATTTGCTGTTGTAAAATACGTACTatatttaaaagatatatttcaaCAATAACGCTTTTAGATAAGTTAAGGGTTCCCTGAATCAACTGGTCCAATATGTAATATCTGATTAGTTGAAAGAtattaaaaccatttttttcataACCAAAACCTCTTTTGCACAGTTCTTCATCATGTGAGCTGTATTGGTCAAAACTTTTGTTCTTATTCATTAGCACATTCAATCCAAGCAAGAGTTTACTGTGGGAAAACAATAATATGAAGTATACAATATGATAACAATACTATGCAggaaaatgtatatgtatacagtAAAGTCTGATCTGAAattattgttttctaaaaattaTTCAAATTCATGACATAAACCAAatcaaataagaaaagaaagtgAAGGATTTTCCTGTTCTTGTCTGCCAGATGTCCAGTGACGATGCCGTGAAGCGAGTGCTTGCTGGAGAAAAGGTGGACATAAAGACCAGGGCCAGCACCACCAGGTCCCAGGACAAGGAGAACAGGGAGGGACGCGAACGTCCTCTTGATCGAGAGGTGAGAGTCCTCCGCCGGCTCTGATGATGCAACGACACACAGCTCACTCCAACCTGCCGTCTGTGCTAGCAGTTAGCATCGCCATGAATGATCGAGTGTCCCAGCACGTGGCCGAGACGGGCGTTCCATCCTCACCTTGTGTGCTCGGCGTGAATTATTTCAGGAGAGGAAGACGATTACAGACCGCAGCGGGAGCCGGGACCACAAGGACCCGGACCAGCCCAAAGAGCAGGAGAGCCGACGCCGGGATGGGGAGAAGGATCAGCACGGCGCCAGGGAGCGCTCGGAGAAGGACCCCCACGCCAAGGACAAGAGCCGGGACCGGGAGCGAGACAAAGGACGGGGGAAAGACAGGGAcaaggagagggagcgagagagggagccaGACAAAGGCCGAGATAAGGCCAGAGACTCTCGCGGAGACCGGGAAAGAGACAAGGACAAACGAAGGGAccgagacaaagagagggagcgACACAAAGAGAGGAGCAAAAGTGGAGAGAGTGGCACGAGGAAGGTATGCCTGCCTTAACCCCCCCAAAGTTTTAAATGTTAGCCACAAATGCCATTATTTACctcatgtgtgtatttgtgcataGGCCAGAGTGTCAGAGGAACCACAGCAGAAGGCGAGTCCCGAGCCCAGCAAAACAGCCAAACCTGTGCCAGCGGTAAGGTCCATCTTGTGGAAGCAACTGATTATCTCATAGAATGATGGTGTGGTTTACTAGTTTACTATACACCATGTCAGCCAATTAGAGACAcacttgttcatttctactttaTTTCTCCTTGTAAGGATCAAACACCAGGCGAGGAGGTATTAAACCCTGCAGAAACTAAATGCGTAGAAAATGAGAGCTGTGCTGTAATCTGCGCTTTGACCGTTGATTGCAATGGCGTTAGTGGGGTGGCTACTTGTTGTAGTGCTTATTTGAGCTATAGTCTTTAGCAGGCATGTGAGGCCTTGGTGTCCTCATATTATTAGTATCATTGCTAAATGTGACCTCGGTGTGTGGTGTCATGTTGTGTTCTTTGTCTCTGCAGCCTGCAGAAGCAGTTGAGAACCAGGTAAGTTCGTAATCGGTGATTTGCAGTTGTTGTAAAGACTGATCATGAAAGGATGGCTCCATAGAGGGGGCTACATGGCGGGGCGTCCACACAGTCAGTCGGATGTGTGGCCCGTCGCTGCTTATCGTTCTAAACGTGTATCCTCTGCCTGCTGTCTCTGCTTCTCTCGCAGGCCGACAGTCCAGCTAGAATACCTCGGCCTTCATCTGCCAAAGGGCAGAGGC harbors:
- the agr1 gene encoding anterior gradient 1 isoform X2, which produces MLRCVVFALLLGVCAGSGKQKTKAMPQSLSRGWGDGIRWVKTYKEGLSEMVKRKKPLMVIHHQDICPHSQALKKAFAADKSIQKMAEKDFVMLNLLNETADGRMAPDGHYTPRILFLDQYNTVRTELVGKFPTHLYTYEPADMALCE
- the agr1 gene encoding anterior gradient 1 isoform X1, translated to MLRCVVFALLLGVCAGSGKQKTKAMPQSLSRGWGDGIRWVKTYKEGLSEMVKRKKPLMVIHHQDICPHSQALKKAFAADKSIQKMAEKDFVMLNLLNETADGRMAPDGHYTPRILFLDQYNTVRTELVGKFPTHLYTYEPADMALLTQNMKKAVKAKAKKAEL
- the traf3ip1 gene encoding TRAF3-interacting protein 1 isoform X1, with translation MNGAVVKKTQDTLGKVIKKPPLTEKLLSKPPFRYLHDIFSEVIKTAGFMKGLYGENEMKSDNVKDKDSKMVFLQKAIDVVMLVSGEPLGAKPARIVAGHEPEKTNELLQAMAKCCINKMSSDDAVKRVLAGEKVDIKTRASTTRSQDKENREGRERPLDREERKTITDRSGSRDHKDPDQPKEQESRRRDGEKDQHGARERSEKDPHAKDKSRDRERDKGRGKDRDKEREREREPDKGRDKARDSRGDRERDKDKRRDRDKERERHKERSKSGESGTRKARVSEEPQQKASPEPSKTAKPVPADQTPGEEPAEAVENQADSPARIPRPSSAKGQRRRPKIGGQDESDSEGDGDAPLAQRPPLQENGDTAASSVAFDMASRQMPRPGSARPAPPRVKKQESYSDVTPAERLSSAKPPASVIMDGKMLSEDEEDEDEQFLVEEAVPPPAQAPEMEGQDVNREDKHGGLVKKILETKKDYELSLSSPKSKEQSFVSDALKKKERDMVTREIERLRSSVQTVCRSALPLGKIMHYIQEDVDAMQAELHTWRRENKEHAQALLQEQRVTDRAVEPLKSELVELEQLIKDQQDKICAMKSNILKNEEKIQKMVTGINFSSRT
- the traf3ip1 gene encoding TRAF3-interacting protein 1 isoform X2, whose amino-acid sequence is MNGAVVKKTQDTLGKVIKKPPLTEKLLSKPPFRYLHDIFSEVIKTAGFMKGLYGENEMKSDNVKDKDSKMVFLQKAIDVVMLVSGEPLGAKPARIVAGHEPEKTNELLQAMAKCCINKMSSDDAVKRVLAGEKVDIKTRASTTRSQDKENREGRERPLDREERKTITDRSGSRDHKDPDQPKEQESRRRDGEKDQHGARERSEKDPHAKDKSRDRERDKGRGKDRDKEREREREPDKGRDKARDSRGDRERDKDKRRDRDKERERHKERSKSGESGTRKARVSEEPQQKASPEPSKTAKPVPAPAEAVENQADSPARIPRPSSAKGQRRRPKIGGQDESDSEGDGDAPLAQRPPLQENGDTAASSVAFDMASRQMPRPGSARPAPPRVKKQESYSDVTPAERLSSAKPPASVIMDGKMLSEDEEDEDEQFLVEEAVPPPAQAPEMEGQDVNREDKHGGLVKKILETKKDYELSLSSPKSKEQSFVSDALKKKERDMVTREIERLRSSVQTVCRSALPLGKIMHYIQEDVDAMQAELHTWRRENKEHAQALLQEQRVTDRAVEPLKSELVELEQLIKDQQDKICAMKSNILKNEEKIQKMVTGINFSSRT